Proteins encoded in a region of the uncultured Fusobacterium sp. genome:
- a CDS encoding ArsB/NhaD family transporter, with protein sequence MIYMAVGIAIFFIVFYLMITEKVPGPWATMIGGLIMALVGIINEEDALEAISERLEILFLLIGMMIIVHLVSETGVFQWFAIKVAQLVRGEPFRLVVLLAIVTALCSAFLDNVTTILLMAPVSILLAKQLRLDPFPFIITEVMSANIGGLATLIGDPTQLIIGAEGNLGFNEFLLNTAPVAVLSMILLITNVYLIYGKNMKVSNELKARVMELDSSRSLKDPILLKQAAVIFALVLIGFILNNFINKGLAIISLSGAIFLVVITKRKPKEIFENVEWETLFFFIGLFMMIRGIENLNIINIVGDKLIKITSGKFDMAVFAVTWLSAGFTSIIGNVANAATISKILGVMIPTFEKIGETKAFWWALSFGSCLGGNITMLGSATNVVAVGAAAKAGCKIDFFKFFKFGGLIAFQTLILASVYLYVRYM encoded by the coding sequence ATGATATATATGGCAGTGGGAATAGCTATATTTTTTATCGTGTTTTATTTGATGATAACTGAAAAAGTACCTGGACCATGGGCAACAATGATAGGTGGACTTATAATGGCTCTTGTGGGAATTATTAATGAGGAAGATGCTTTAGAGGCGATTTCAGAGAGATTGGAAATTCTATTTCTTTTAATAGGAATGATGATAATAGTTCATTTAGTTTCAGAAACAGGGGTTTTCCAATGGTTTGCAATTAAGGTAGCACAGTTGGTAAGAGGAGAGCCTTTTAGATTGGTAGTTTTATTGGCAATAGTGACAGCACTATGCTCAGCATTTCTTGATAATGTAACTACTATTTTATTAATGGCACCAGTATCAATTTTGTTGGCAAAACAGTTAAGACTTGATCCTTTTCCATTTATAATAACAGAAGTAATGTCTGCAAATATAGGAGGACTAGCAACTTTAATAGGTGACCCTACACAACTTATTATAGGAGCTGAAGGAAACTTAGGATTTAATGAATTTTTGCTTAATACTGCTCCAGTAGCCGTATTATCAATGATTTTATTAATAACAAATGTATATCTTATCTATGGTAAAAATATGAAGGTATCTAATGAATTAAAAGCTAGAGTAATGGAATTAGATTCTTCAAGAAGTTTGAAAGATCCGATATTATTAAAACAAGCAGCAGTAATATTTGCTTTAGTGTTAATTGGATTTATATTAAATAACTTTATAAATAAAGGTTTAGCAATTATATCTCTATCAGGTGCGATATTCCTTGTAGTTATAACAAAGAGAAAACCTAAAGAGATATTTGAAAATGTAGAATGGGAAACACTATTCTTCTTTATAGGTCTATTTATGATGATTAGAGGAATTGAAAACTTAAATATTATAAATATAGTTGGAGATAAACTTATTAAAATAACTTCAGGTAAATTTGACATGGCTGTTTTTGCAGTAACATGGTTATCTGCAGGATTTACTTCAATTATAGGAAATGTTGCTAACGCAGCAACAATTTCTAAAATTTTAGGTGTTATGATTCCTACATTTGAAAAGATAGGAGAGACAAAGGCTTTTTGGTGGGCACTATCTTTTGGATCATGTCTAGGAGGAAATATAACAATGCTAGGATCAGCTACTAACGTAGTTGCTGTAGGAGCAGCTGCAAAAGCTGGTTGTAAAATAGACTTTTTTAAATTCTTTAAATTTGGTGGGCTTATAGCTTTTCAAACTTTAATTTTAGCAAGTGTATATCTTTATGTAAGATATATGTAA
- a CDS encoding biotin--[acetyl-CoA-carboxylase] ligase — translation MRIFRFSEIDSTSDFLKRKDDKRDYDLAIAETQTHGRGRRGNNWVSQKGMALFSFLLKVEEDVSIEEYSKLPLVTGIAVLNGLKRIENLDFKFKWTNDIYLEDKKICGILVEKIQDFFVIGIGININNSLEGAVADIATALTISTGKKYIVEDVIFTVLDEFKKQYKRFLCGEWNFILEEINNKNYLKNREITLVGNNWEIKGIAGDIASDGRLEIVTEKEKMFANIGEIHIKRD, via the coding sequence ATGAGGATATTTAGATTTTCAGAGATTGACTCTACAAGTGATTTTTTAAAGAGAAAAGATGATAAAAGAGATTATGACTTAGCAATAGCTGAAACTCAAACTCATGGGAGAGGGAGAAGAGGCAATAACTGGGTATCACAAAAGGGAATGGCTCTTTTTAGTTTTCTATTAAAAGTAGAGGAAGATGTCTCAATAGAAGAGTATTCTAAATTACCTCTAGTTACTGGAATAGCTGTTTTAAATGGTTTGAAAAGAATTGAAAATTTAGATTTTAAATTTAAGTGGACAAATGATATATATCTTGAAGATAAAAAAATATGTGGAATTTTAGTTGAAAAAATCCAAGATTTTTTTGTTATAGGTATAGGAATTAATATAAATAATTCACTAGAGGGAGCAGTAGCAGATATTGCTACTGCTCTCACTATATCCACAGGAAAAAAATATATAGTTGAAGATGTTATTTTTACTGTATTAGATGAATTTAAAAAGCAGTATAAGAGATTTTTATGTGGAGAGTGGAATTTTATTTTAGAAGAGATAAACAACAAAAATTATCTTAAAAACAGAGAGATAACTTTAGTTGGTAATAATTGGGAAATTAAAGGAATAGCTGGAGATATAGCCAGTGATGGAAGATTGGAAATAGTGACAGAAAAAGAAAAAATGTTTGCTAATATTGGAGAGATACATATAAAGAGGGACTAA
- a CDS encoding potassium channel family protein, translating to MKLKNLKEMIFRLLRNDLDLGYLVDIIRDNLSIRLKLKMIISELKKSENYDFIVFLTKITGVISVVLPIVFQLFSLKTINIFKLNYQTFKQIPILFISIFPIIVIARKNLIFKDGVLKALLLIVYYIIFMPITIIIFGLDIERIGGVSYEELYVLVYIVNIFLLFTSHVVLIKYCVTDIILNRRKVKSSDIVITLLTYITLGISFGALYSVINICYDGQAFHGMENVNTTLYFYFKHIYFSFVTLTTLGYGDIYPLTFWGEFFVIIESLTGIFLLNFSLGITLSSGILNSRKNDSQEDKKEIGD from the coding sequence ATGAAATTAAAAAATCTAAAAGAGATGATATTTCGACTTTTAAGAAACGATTTAGATTTGGGATATTTAGTAGATATTATCCGAGATAATCTCAGTATAAGATTAAAATTAAAAATGATAATTTCAGAGTTGAAAAAAAGTGAAAACTATGATTTTATAGTGTTTTTAACTAAGATAACAGGAGTAATATCAGTAGTGTTGCCAATAGTTTTTCAACTTTTTAGTTTAAAAACAATAAATATATTTAAACTAAATTATCAAACTTTTAAGCAGATACCAATATTATTTATAAGTATTTTTCCTATAATAGTAATAGCTAGAAAAAATTTGATTTTTAAAGATGGAGTTTTAAAAGCACTTTTACTTATAGTTTACTATATTATATTTATGCCAATAACTATAATTATTTTTGGGTTAGATATAGAACGTATAGGTGGAGTGAGTTATGAAGAACTATATGTTTTAGTTTATATAGTAAATATATTTTTGCTTTTTACTAGCCATGTAGTTTTGATAAAATATTGTGTAACAGATATAATTTTAAATAGAAGAAAGGTAAAAAGTAGTGATATTGTAATTACTCTTTTAACATATATAACATTAGGAATAAGCTTTGGGGCACTGTATTCAGTTATAAATATATGTTATGATGGACAGGCATTTCATGGAATGGAAAATGTAAATACAACTTTGTATTTCTATTTTAAACATATCTATTTTAGCTTTGTTACTTTAACAACTTTAGGTTATGGAGATATTTATCCATTAACTTTTTGGGGAGAATTTTTTGTAATTATTGAATCTTTAACAGGAATATTTTTATTAAATTTTTCTTTAGGAATAACATTGAGTTCAGGGATATTAAATTCTCGTAAAAATGATTCTCAAGAGGATAAAAAGGAAATAGGAGATTGA
- the mnmA gene encoding tRNA 2-thiouridine(34) synthase MnmA: protein MRDKKKIVIGMSGGVDSSVAAYLLKSEGYEVIGVTLDHNEEKSLKLEIAGAKEICDFLGIKHIVVDIQELFRKEVIENFLDGYSNGITPSPCVICDERVKLKTLFKIADEENAEYVATGHYCSVEYLDEFESYLLKVSINKRKDQSYMLYRLDRDKIERLKFPLYNYEKIEIREIAKNIGLKVHDKGDSQGICFAKNGYINFLRENLGDKIKKGKFLNKDGKVLGEHEGYQLYTIGQRRGLGLKLPKPHFIVNIKKESNEIILGDYEELYKKEVKLLEFKSPVELDKLIGKKLVGRPRFSSFGDLGEIKIRDNEVFFEFHESTPQLAPGQHLVLYYEDFVLGGGIIKT, encoded by the coding sequence ATGAGAGATAAAAAGAAAATTGTAATAGGGATGAGTGGAGGAGTAGATTCCTCAGTAGCTGCTTATCTTTTAAAAAGCGAAGGATATGAAGTTATTGGCGTTACCCTTGATCATAATGAGGAAAAAAGTTTAAAATTGGAGATAGCAGGAGCTAAAGAGATATGTGATTTTTTAGGAATAAAACATATTGTTGTAGATATTCAAGAGCTATTTAGAAAAGAGGTAATAGAAAACTTTTTAGATGGGTATTCTAATGGAATTACCCCTTCACCATGTGTAATATGTGATGAAAGGGTAAAATTGAAAACTCTTTTTAAAATAGCAGATGAGGAGAATGCTGAATATGTAGCAACAGGTCATTACTGCTCTGTGGAGTATCTAGATGAATTTGAAAGTTATCTATTAAAAGTATCAATTAATAAGAGAAAAGATCAGAGCTATATGTTGTATAGATTGGATAGAGATAAAATTGAGAGATTAAAATTTCCTCTATATAACTATGAAAAAATTGAAATTAGAGAGATAGCTAAAAATATAGGATTAAAAGTCCATGATAAAGGGGACAGTCAAGGGATTTGCTTCGCTAAAAATGGATATATAAATTTCTTGAGAGAAAATCTTGGAGATAAGATAAAAAAAGGTAAATTTTTGAATAAAGATGGCAAAGTTTTAGGAGAGCATGAAGGGTATCAACTTTATACAATAGGTCAAAGAAGAGGGTTAGGCTTAAAATTACCTAAACCACACTTTATTGTAAATATAAAAAAAGAGAGTAATGAGATAATTTTAGGAGATTATGAAGAGTTATATAAAAAAGAGGTTAAATTATTAGAGTTTAAATCTCCAGTTGAATTAGATAAATTAATAGGAAAAAAATTAGTAGGAAGACCAAGATTTTCAAGTTTTGGTGATTTAGGAGAGATAAAAATCAGAGATAATGAGGTATTTTTTGAATTTCATGAAAGTACACCACAATTAGCACCTGGACAACATTTAGTTTTATATTATGAAGATTTTGTTTTAGGTGGAGGGATTATCAAAACTTGA
- a CDS encoding PTS transporter subunit EIIB: MESAKGLYIVIGIIILVVIFVIVRKYSLIAKLKRVNCIDLDKVEDKKLLGIGKLYIKALGGEKNIVSVDTCLTRIRVVVKNGNLIDEKRIAVLGAKKVIRLTNEKLHIVVGLKAEKLEKAINEIREK; the protein is encoded by the coding sequence ATGGAATCTGCCAAGGGGCTGTATATTGTAATAGGAATAATTATTTTAGTTGTTATTTTTGTAATTGTAAGAAAATATAGTTTAATTGCAAAATTAAAGAGAGTAAATTGTATAGACTTGGATAAAGTTGAAGATAAGAAACTTTTGGGAATAGGAAAACTTTATATAAAAGCTTTAGGTGGAGAAAAGAATATAGTCAGTGTAGATACTTGCTTGACTAGAATAAGAGTTGTTGTTAAAAATGGTAATCTAATTGATGAAAAGAGAATAGCAGTTTTAGGAGCTAAAAAAGTTATTAGATTAACAAATGAAAAGTTGCATATAGTAGTTGGATTAAAAGCTGAAAAGTTAGAAAAAGCTATTAATGAAATTAGAGAAAAGTAA